Proteins from a genomic interval of Chroococcidiopsis thermalis PCC 7203:
- a CDS encoding DUF3181 family protein: protein MAKQSTSEVIEAIAAEIGENVYIDIAKWHLYLADAKLHTLLAEQLYPILTARSLSEDRVQQVLQNIPVKLGGGKKEIPLIDLIPARGQADLMEILQKYQDEM from the coding sequence ATGGCTAAACAAAGTACTTCAGAAGTTATTGAAGCGATCGCAGCTGAAATCGGCGAAAACGTATATATAGATATTGCCAAATGGCATCTTTATCTTGCCGATGCCAAACTTCATACCCTGCTTGCCGAACAACTCTATCCCATTTTGACGGCGCGATCGCTCTCAGAAGATCGAGTCCAGCAAGTTTTACAAAATATTCCCGTTAAACTTGGGGGCGGGAAAAAAGAAATCCCCCTAATTGACTTGATACCAGCCCGAGGTCAAGCTGACTTAATGGAGATTTTGCAGAAGTATCAAGATGAAATGTAA
- a CDS encoding response regulator transcription factor, whose protein sequence is MKKILVIEDERLVRDNILDCLEDGGYEVVGVDNGQVGLDWASEHKPDLILCDVMLPELDGYEVLRSLRQEPTTALLPFVFLSAKVEKAEIRHGMNLGADDYITKPFTPDELLDTVAARLKRRDAIVQYAELLQASLFNSDRISLAPQPIINAPSTPAPAQYQDFNAFAQELAALQSAQFTGKLNVKSATDQSWDFYLHQGRLLYATGGMHLARRWQRHVSTYCPQIQLTQLNLPTELFTRPAWEYQLLGLLLKQQQIGREHIAPIVRDCVVEVLFDMMQAGQINYQKSEQALPLQLLALEWEQVFTPAQKLWQAWQSSNLTSLLPNYAPLVKQPEALQQQTSPAVYRQLTAVLDGKRSLRELAVLMKRQAAEVAVSLLPYFQSKIVELVQLPDLPLPHAATAQPATPPTSATPATSTAAKSLLIACIDDSPLVCQTMDQMLSNAGYQVLTIQDPLRAISTLLTRKPDLIFLDLVMPNLNGYEISSRLRKIAAFRDTPIVILSGNAIDRAQAQAAGVSDYLEKPVQTEKLLQMIGKHISVGS, encoded by the coding sequence ATGAAAAAGATCTTAGTTATAGAAGACGAGCGTTTGGTTAGAGACAACATCCTAGACTGTTTGGAAGATGGCGGCTATGAGGTTGTTGGAGTTGATAACGGTCAAGTTGGTTTGGACTGGGCAAGCGAACACAAACCCGATCTGATTTTGTGCGATGTGATGCTGCCGGAGTTAGATGGCTACGAAGTATTGCGATCGCTGCGTCAAGAACCAACCACGGCACTGCTGCCGTTTGTTTTTCTCTCCGCCAAGGTGGAAAAAGCTGAGATCCGTCATGGCATGAACTTGGGAGCTGACGATTACATTACAAAACCCTTTACTCCCGACGAACTATTAGATACGGTGGCGGCGCGGCTGAAAAGACGAGATGCGATCGTCCAATATGCAGAACTTTTGCAGGCTTCCCTATTCAACAGCGATCGCATTTCGCTCGCACCTCAACCCATAATTAACGCGCCTTCCACGCCTGCACCAGCTCAATATCAAGACTTCAACGCATTTGCTCAGGAACTAGCAGCACTCCAATCGGCTCAATTTACTGGCAAATTAAATGTTAAAAGCGCCACGGATCAGTCTTGGGACTTTTACTTGCATCAGGGGCGCTTGTTGTACGCTACAGGAGGGATGCATTTAGCGCGGCGCTGGCAGCGGCATGTCTCGACTTACTGCCCCCAAATTCAACTGACTCAATTAAATTTACCAACCGAGCTTTTTACTCGACCTGCTTGGGAATATCAATTACTCGGCTTGTTACTGAAACAACAACAGATCGGTCGCGAACACATTGCCCCAATAGTGCGCGATTGTGTTGTCGAAGTCCTGTTTGACATGATGCAGGCAGGGCAAATCAATTACCAAAAATCGGAGCAAGCCTTGCCTTTACAACTTCTTGCTTTAGAGTGGGAGCAAGTCTTCACCCCAGCCCAAAAACTATGGCAAGCTTGGCAATCGAGCAATCTAACTTCGCTTCTACCCAACTATGCCCCCCTAGTCAAACAGCCGGAAGCATTGCAACAACAAACTTCACCAGCTGTCTACCGTCAACTGACAGCAGTACTCGATGGCAAGCGATCGCTGCGCGAACTGGCAGTATTGATGAAGCGTCAAGCTGCCGAAGTTGCTGTGTCTCTCTTACCCTACTTCCAATCCAAGATCGTCGAACTCGTCCAACTCCCTGACCTACCACTACCGCACGCAGCCACCGCACAACCTGCAACACCACCGACATCAGCTACACCCGCCACATCAACAGCAGCCAAATCGCTACTGATTGCTTGTATCGATGACAGCCCTCTCGTCTGTCAAACTATGGATCAAATGCTGTCCAACGCAGGCTATCAGGTATTGACAATTCAAGATCCTCTACGAGCAATCTCAACTTTGTTGACGCGCAAGCCAGATTTAATTTTCTTAGATCTGGTTATGCCTAACTTGAATGGCTATGAAATTAGCTCGCGACTGCGTAAGATTGCAGCTTTCCGCGATACACCGATTGTCATTCTTAGTGGTAATGCGATCGACCGCGCCCAAGCGCAAGCAGCAGGAGTCTCGGATTACCTAGAAAAACCCGTACAAACAGAAAAGTTATTGCAAATGATTGGCAAACACATTTCTGTAGGAAGCTGA
- a CDS encoding PAS domain S-box protein — protein MKDSLPSNEIDRLHALQRYDILDTSPEQAFDDLTRLAAQICQTPTALISLVDAERQWFKSQVGLTIPETPRHIAFCDRAIAERHLLIVPDACQDERFADNPLVTGEPKIRFYAGAPLVTSDNFALGTLCAIDYVPRELSPQQLEALEILARQVMTQLELRRNFIDLQQAHQQQRQTEFALRQSQERYRDLFENANDLIQSVTPDGRFIYVNRAWKETLGYSEAELAELKIYDIIHPDSLCHCLEVFGRIMAGEKFAQVETIFVTKQGEKIWVEGSINCQFVESQPTATRGIFRNISDRKAAELALHDAYCQLETKVADRTAELVSINQQLHSEMAERHRAEAEVRLLQKIAQAIGDAQNFHAALGVALRQICEFTGWSYGEAWIPSAENDILQSSPAWYGKHYNVTNFRSSSKKFKFSPGVGLIGHVWRSQQPHWVPSLEDETEMAIVRSHLARAAGLKASLAIPIVADRAADRSEVLAVIAFFMSESCTEDKHQVEIVSTVATQLGGLMQRKRAEEGLHDSESRYRAVVKQTAEGICLVDIETKRILEANDAFARFLGYSPEQLLQLTLYDIFAGDRLTIDRNAQRALRGKNLFLGEVPHHRSNESVAYAEVHLNSIFYGGKEVFCIVAHDVTERQQVQEALRQSEERLQAILDNSTALIYVKDLEGKYLTINSWYGILFHLDRTEAIGKTDYEIFPPEIAEVLRTNDRQVLETKSALDWEEVLPHDDGLHTYLSVKFPLFNAAGEPYAVGGISTDITERKRAEEALRSSLATNRALINAIPDLMFRMNGDGIFVNYKVSKAEELIVPPDRFLGRRIDEVLPPEIAQPTMYYIQQALATGELQIFEYQLYTEDELRDYEARIVVSAENEVMAIVRNITDRKRTEAEMQHTLAKEKELSELKSRFVTMTSHEFRTPLTTILSSAELMEDFGSQWAEEKKLLHLRRIVTTVKHMNQLLDDVLLIGKAEAGKLECNPIELDIVQFCRELVEEMQMITDSHTIHLNSQCESSEVALDEKLLRHILINLLSNAIKYSPTSSIVSFNLNVDAKKVIFQVQDRGIGIPKIDREQLFQSFYRASNVGTISGTGLGLAIVKRAVDLHCGNITVESEVGVGTTFIVSLPYESS, from the coding sequence GTGAAAGATTCACTGCCTAGTAACGAAATAGATAGACTTCATGCCCTACAGCGGTACGATATTCTGGATACTTCACCAGAACAGGCGTTTGACGATCTCACTCGTTTGGCTGCCCAAATTTGCCAGACTCCTACAGCACTCATTAGTTTGGTCGATGCCGAGCGCCAATGGTTTAAGTCTCAAGTTGGTTTAACTATTCCAGAAACTCCTCGTCATATTGCTTTTTGCGATCGGGCAATTGCCGAACGCCACTTACTGATCGTGCCTGATGCTTGCCAAGACGAGCGTTTTGCCGACAACCCGCTGGTAACTGGAGAACCCAAAATTCGGTTTTATGCGGGCGCACCACTGGTGACATCGGACAATTTTGCTTTGGGAACTCTCTGCGCGATCGACTACGTACCTCGCGAGTTGAGTCCCCAACAATTGGAGGCTTTGGAAATTCTGGCGCGTCAGGTCATGACACAGTTGGAGCTAAGACGGAATTTCATCGATTTACAGCAGGCACATCAACAGCAGCGGCAAACTGAATTTGCCCTGCGACAGAGCCAAGAACGTTATCGAGATTTATTTGAAAATGCTAACGATTTGATTCAATCGGTTACGCCAGATGGCAGATTTATCTATGTTAACCGCGCCTGGAAAGAAACTCTTGGCTATAGCGAAGCAGAGCTTGCCGAGCTAAAAATTTACGACATTATTCATCCCGATAGCTTGTGCCACTGCCTCGAAGTCTTTGGGCGCATCATGGCTGGCGAAAAATTCGCGCAAGTTGAAACAATTTTTGTCACCAAGCAAGGCGAAAAAATTTGGGTAGAAGGTAGCATCAACTGTCAATTTGTCGAGTCTCAACCAACGGCGACTCGCGGAATTTTTCGTAATATTAGCGATCGCAAAGCTGCGGAATTAGCCCTACATGATGCTTATTGTCAGTTAGAAACCAAAGTTGCCGATCGTACTGCCGAACTGGTCAGCATCAACCAGCAACTCCACAGTGAAATGGCAGAACGTCACCGCGCTGAGGCAGAAGTCCGGCTGTTACAAAAAATCGCTCAGGCGATCGGAGATGCCCAAAACTTCCATGCTGCTCTGGGAGTGGCACTGCGTCAGATCTGCGAATTTACTGGTTGGAGTTATGGTGAGGCATGGATTCCTAGTGCAGAAAACGATATCCTTCAGAGCAGTCCTGCTTGGTATGGCAAGCATTACAACGTCACAAACTTCCGTAGTTCGAGCAAGAAATTTAAATTCTCCCCTGGCGTTGGTTTAATCGGTCATGTTTGGCGATCGCAGCAACCGCATTGGGTTCCGAGTCTAGAAGACGAGACTGAGATGGCGATCGTCCGCAGCCATTTAGCACGGGCTGCTGGTCTCAAAGCAAGTTTAGCCATTCCGATCGTCGCCGATCGCGCTGCGGACAGATCGGAAGTACTTGCTGTTATCGCCTTTTTCATGTCCGAATCTTGCACTGAGGACAAGCATCAAGTCGAGATCGTCTCAACTGTGGCTACCCAGCTAGGCGGATTAATGCAACGCAAGCGAGCGGAAGAAGGACTACACGACAGCGAATCTCGGTATCGTGCTGTAGTCAAGCAGACTGCCGAGGGAATTTGTCTCGTCGATATCGAGACAAAACGTATTTTGGAAGCAAATGATGCTTTTGCGCGTTTCCTCGGTTATTCTCCCGAGCAGCTTTTACAACTGACGCTATACGATATTTTCGCAGGCGATCGCCTGACAATCGATCGCAATGCCCAGCGCGCGCTGAGGGGAAAAAATCTATTTTTAGGAGAAGTGCCACATCACCGCAGCAATGAGAGCGTGGCTTATGCAGAAGTTCATCTCAACTCAATTTTTTATGGTGGCAAAGAAGTTTTTTGTATCGTTGCCCACGATGTCACAGAACGCCAGCAAGTACAAGAGGCACTGCGGCAGAGCGAGGAGCGGTTACAAGCAATTTTAGATAACTCTACGGCATTAATTTACGTCAAAGATTTAGAAGGTAAATATCTCACGATCAATTCTTGGTACGGGATTCTGTTCCATTTAGATCGAACTGAGGCAATTGGCAAAACTGACTACGAGATCTTCCCGCCAGAAATTGCTGAGGTGCTGCGAACCAACGATCGCCAGGTGTTAGAGACAAAATCGGCATTGGATTGGGAAGAGGTACTACCCCACGATGACGGTTTGCATACATACCTTTCAGTTAAGTTTCCCTTATTCAATGCTGCTGGCGAACCCTACGCTGTTGGGGGTATCTCTACCGATATTACCGAGCGCAAGCGAGCAGAAGAAGCTCTCCGTTCTAGCCTTGCTACTAACCGCGCTCTGATCAATGCGATTCCCGATTTAATGTTCCGCATGAATGGCGATGGAATTTTTGTCAACTACAAAGTTTCTAAAGCAGAAGAGTTAATTGTCCCGCCAGATCGGTTTTTGGGCAGACGAATTGATGAAGTACTGCCACCAGAAATCGCTCAGCCGACGATGTATTACATTCAGCAAGCCTTAGCTACGGGAGAATTGCAAATCTTTGAATACCAACTTTACACCGAAGATGAATTGCGCGATTACGAAGCGCGAATTGTCGTGAGTGCAGAAAATGAAGTGATGGCGATCGTCCGCAACATTACCGATCGCAAGCGAACTGAAGCAGAAATGCAGCACACGCTGGCTAAAGAAAAAGAACTTAGCGAACTCAAGTCTCGCTTTGTCACCATGACTTCTCACGAATTCCGCACGCCATTAACCACTATCCTGTCTTCAGCCGAATTGATGGAAGATTTCGGCTCTCAATGGGCAGAAGAAAAGAAACTGCTGCACTTACGGCGCATTGTCACCACCGTCAAGCACATGAATCAACTTTTAGATGATGTTTTGTTAATTGGGAAAGCCGAAGCGGGAAAACTAGAGTGTAACCCAATCGAACTCGATATCGTCCAGTTCTGTCGCGAGCTAGTAGAGGAGATGCAAATGATTACTGACAGCCACACAATTCACTTGAATTCTCAATGTGAATCTAGCGAGGTGGCGTTGGATGAAAAGTTATTGCGCCATATTTTGATTAATTTATTATCAAATGCAATTAAATATTCTCCTACTAGTAGTATCGTCAGTTTCAATCTGAATGTTGATGCAAAAAAAGTGATCTTTCAGGTGCAGGATCGAGGTATTGGAATTCCTAAGATCGACAGAGAACAGTTGTTTCAGTCTTTCTATCGGGCTAGCAATGTCGGCACGATCTCCGGTACGGGTTTGGGTTTAGCTATTGTCAAAAGAGCAGTCGATTTGCACTGCGGCAATATTACTGTCGAAAGTGAAGTTGGAGTAGGAACAACTTTTATAGTTTCTCTTCCTTATGAAAGCAGTTAG
- the murJ gene encoding murein biosynthesis integral membrane protein MurJ: MTNQQKSRTLAGIAGIVAIATLLSKLVALFRQQAIAAAFGTGIAANAYNYAYIIPSFFLILLGGVNGPIHTTIVSILEKRSKQEAAPLVESITTLVSGVLLLVSIALFLSADGLIYLVGPQLSQTAHAIAAEQLRIMSPMILLSGLIGIGFGTLNTANQYWLLSLSPVLSSITIILGLGILYLSVGSQIISPAYVAIGGQVLAWGTLAGALFQWIVQLIVQWRLRLGTLRLRFDFRSPGVQQAVKLMAPAVFASGMLQINLFTDYFFASGIPGAAAAFNYANLIVQTPLGIISNVILLPLFTILSRLADPLEWHNLKSRLRQGLILTALTMLPLGALFAALAMPIVRIVYERGAFQQDDSQLVASILVAYGIGMFVYLGRDVLVRVFYALGDGETPFRVGVLNIFLNVLLDFILIKPFGAPGITLATVGVNTISMLLFLGILHRKLHGLPLRQWSLPILGLIVSGFTAGVSSWGTLWSLQHFFGSQGLVLLLLQTIASGLVGMGVFALLATRMKLPEIDFLVARLTKRGAGSQ; this comes from the coding sequence GTGACCAATCAACAGAAATCTCGAACTTTAGCTGGAATTGCGGGGATTGTGGCGATCGCAACCCTGCTGAGTAAATTAGTTGCCTTGTTCCGCCAACAGGCGATCGCGGCGGCTTTCGGTACGGGTATAGCTGCTAATGCCTACAACTATGCCTATATCATTCCTAGTTTCTTTTTAATCTTGCTGGGAGGTGTGAATGGTCCGATCCACACCACGATTGTCAGCATCTTAGAAAAGCGTAGCAAACAGGAAGCCGCTCCCCTAGTGGAAAGCATCACGACTCTAGTTAGCGGAGTGTTGTTGCTCGTATCCATCGCCCTGTTCTTGTCGGCGGATGGATTAATTTATTTGGTGGGTCCGCAATTGAGCCAGACAGCCCACGCGATCGCTGCCGAGCAATTGCGAATTATGTCTCCAATGATTTTACTATCGGGATTAATTGGAATTGGTTTTGGCACGCTCAATACTGCCAATCAATACTGGTTGCTGTCCCTCAGTCCCGTACTTTCTAGTATCACAATTATTTTGGGGCTGGGAATCTTATATTTATCCGTGGGAAGCCAAATAATTTCTCCTGCTTATGTGGCGATTGGCGGGCAGGTTTTAGCCTGGGGAACCCTTGCAGGGGCATTATTTCAGTGGATCGTACAATTAATCGTACAGTGGCGGTTACGACTCGGTACGCTGCGCCTGCGGTTCGATTTTCGCTCTCCTGGCGTGCAGCAAGCAGTTAAGTTAATGGCTCCGGCTGTTTTTGCTTCTGGGATGCTACAAATTAATCTGTTCACCGATTATTTCTTTGCTTCCGGCATTCCTGGGGCTGCTGCTGCTTTCAACTACGCTAACTTGATCGTTCAGACTCCCCTGGGCATCATTTCCAATGTCATTTTGCTGCCCTTATTTACAATTCTCTCTCGGCTTGCCGATCCGTTAGAGTGGCACAATTTGAAATCGCGACTGCGCCAGGGATTGATTCTAACGGCTCTCACGATGCTGCCTTTAGGAGCTTTGTTTGCGGCTCTAGCGATGCCAATCGTCCGAATCGTTTACGAACGCGGAGCCTTTCAACAAGATGATTCGCAACTCGTAGCTTCAATTTTAGTTGCCTACGGCATTGGTATGTTTGTCTACTTAGGGCGCGATGTCTTGGTACGAGTATTTTACGCCTTGGGAGATGGAGAAACGCCCTTCCGCGTTGGTGTATTAAATATCTTCCTCAACGTTCTACTAGATTTCATCCTCATCAAACCTTTTGGTGCCCCTGGAATTACACTGGCAACAGTAGGAGTCAATACGATCTCGATGCTGCTGTTTTTGGGTATCTTGCATCGTAAACTCCACGGTTTACCATTGCGACAATGGAGTTTACCAATTTTAGGTTTAATTGTCAGTGGTTTTACCGCAGGAGTCTCTAGCTGGGGGACTCTTTGGAGTTTGCAACATTTCTTCGGTAGTCAGGGATTAGTTTTACTACTGCTGCAAACGATCGCTTCCGGGTTAGTAGGCATGGGAGTTTTTGCCCTCCTTGCCACTCGGATGAAATTGCCAGAAATCGATTTTTTAGTGGCTCGGTTGACTAAAAGGGGAGCCGGGAGCCAGTAG
- a CDS encoding 2TM domain-containing protein: MPPRWPRKPDRRDPAYRRLDDRMNFATHVAIFAAMNSGLWFVHILKTTAWEWLPWLTGGWATVLLGHLIYIAAIANYSESAAPDTPPKST, encoded by the coding sequence ATGCCTCCTCGTTGGCCCCGTAAACCAGACCGCCGCGATCCTGCCTATCGACGTTTAGACGATCGCATGAACTTTGCTACCCACGTAGCGATTTTCGCTGCCATGAATTCCGGTCTGTGGTTCGTCCACATTCTCAAAACCACAGCTTGGGAGTGGTTGCCTTGGTTAACAGGGGGATGGGCAACTGTATTATTAGGACATTTAATTTACATTGCCGCGATCGCTAACTATTCTGAGTCAGCTGCGCCAGATACACCGCCCAAATCTACCTAG
- a CDS encoding response regulator transcription factor codes for MTKILVIEDEQAVRENITELLATEGYEIVAAENGHVGINWAWEHKPDLILCDVMMPELDGYEVLKLLREEPTTALMPFIFLSAKADKTHLRQGMELGADDYLTKPFSKKDLLGAIAARLKKQTALRQPEPSHDEHHGDRDNANIFVAEFLSLKSAQVTGRLSVTSASGQEWTFYLYSGRVLYASGGMHPIRRWQRLIVTHCPQISIDRLKLPTDLAGSAWEYQVLSLWLKQEQITSRQVTQIVRGSITEVLFDILQTGQVIKYQVQIENSSGLQLLLMDIEQALASAYQMWRNWQHANLTNVCPNQAPILKNPELLQRKTSPNTYRQLTTLLDGRRTLRDLAVLMKRQVLELSYTLSPYLQDDMVELTDIPDLAMPTAGEVALEPPVTPIALKPTIACIDDSPLVCEVMRNIITDAGYQFIDIQDPLRALAILLSQKPDMIFLDLIMPKLNGYEICTRIRKINAFRDTPIVIFSGNLIDRVRAMVVGASDCLDKPVQADAVVKLIHKHLSASERST; via the coding sequence ATGACAAAGATTCTGGTCATCGAAGACGAGCAGGCAGTTAGAGAAAATATTACCGAGCTGCTAGCGACGGAGGGATACGAAATCGTTGCCGCAGAGAACGGTCACGTTGGCATTAACTGGGCTTGGGAACATAAACCCGATCTGATTTTGTGCGATGTGATGATGCCGGAATTAGATGGCTATGAAGTGTTGAAGTTGCTGCGCGAAGAACCAACTACAGCGCTGATGCCTTTCATTTTTCTCTCAGCCAAAGCAGATAAAACTCATTTGCGCCAAGGAATGGAATTAGGTGCTGATGATTACCTAACTAAACCGTTCTCAAAAAAAGATTTATTAGGGGCGATCGCCGCGCGGTTAAAAAAGCAAACAGCGTTACGCCAACCGGAACCATCCCACGACGAACATCATGGCGATCGCGACAACGCAAATATTTTTGTTGCCGAGTTTCTTTCGCTCAAGTCAGCTCAAGTGACTGGCAGACTATCTGTCACCAGTGCTTCGGGGCAAGAGTGGACTTTTTATCTGTACTCCGGTCGAGTTTTATATGCTTCTGGAGGGATGCATCCCATCCGCAGGTGGCAAAGGCTTATAGTCACGCACTGCCCGCAAATTTCAATCGATCGACTGAAATTACCAACCGATCTAGCTGGCTCGGCATGGGAGTATCAAGTTCTGAGTTTATGGCTCAAACAGGAGCAAATTACCAGCAGGCAAGTCACGCAAATCGTGCGCGGTAGTATCACGGAAGTGCTATTTGATATTTTGCAAACTGGGCAAGTTATCAAATATCAGGTGCAGATCGAAAATTCTTCTGGGTTGCAATTATTACTCATGGACATCGAGCAAGCACTTGCGTCAGCTTATCAAATGTGGCGTAACTGGCAACACGCTAACTTAACAAATGTTTGTCCCAATCAAGCTCCGATCCTCAAAAATCCAGAATTATTGCAACGAAAAACTTCTCCCAACACATACCGTCAGTTGACTACACTACTAGACGGACGGCGGACACTACGCGATTTAGCCGTACTGATGAAACGTCAGGTTTTAGAGCTATCCTACACTTTGTCACCCTACCTTCAAGACGACATGGTGGAACTAACAGACATTCCCGATCTGGCTATGCCCACGGCTGGAGAGGTTGCATTAGAACCACCAGTTACGCCAATAGCACTGAAACCAACGATCGCCTGCATTGATGATAGTCCATTAGTGTGCGAGGTGATGCGGAACATTATTACGGATGCAGGATATCAGTTTATAGATATTCAAGATCCTTTGCGGGCGCTCGCAATTTTGTTAAGTCAAAAACCAGACATGATCTTTTTAGATCTCATCATGCCAAAACTAAATGGCTATGAAATTTGCACGCGCATCCGTAAGATTAATGCGTTCCGCGATACACCGATCGTCATTTTTAGCGGCAATTTGATCGATCGCGTGCGGGCGATGGTTGTGGGTGCATCCGATTGTCTGGACAAACCCGTGCAAGCTGATGCAGTCGTGAAATTGATTCACAAGCATCTATCCGCGTCAGAGCGATCGACCTAG